The Microbacterium sp. LWO12-1.2 genome includes a window with the following:
- a CDS encoding DUF3159 domain-containing protein: MSAPEPGAEREQSASEIFGAALGGAARRAGLDPADEGRTHKVVWSAIGGWRGILESVLPSLAFVVLFTLQPKPLILALGVSVGLAAVFTIIRLIQKSPPSAALGGLVAAAAAAGLALWTGRGEDNFVPGLVTNAVYGSALLVSALIGWSLIGLAAGFLMGEGTAWRQDRRKRRAFFWLGIAWAALFFARLAVQFPLYLAGDVTALGTLKLIMGLPLFAPLIAVTWLVVRALYPRAPAREDAPAA; the protein is encoded by the coding sequence GTGAGCGCTCCCGAGCCCGGCGCCGAACGAGAGCAGAGCGCTTCCGAGATCTTCGGTGCGGCGCTCGGCGGGGCAGCACGGCGTGCGGGGCTGGATCCCGCAGATGAGGGACGCACGCACAAGGTCGTCTGGTCGGCGATCGGCGGGTGGCGCGGAATTCTCGAGTCCGTCCTGCCGAGCCTCGCGTTCGTGGTGCTGTTCACGCTGCAGCCGAAGCCCCTCATCCTCGCGCTCGGGGTCTCGGTGGGACTCGCTGCGGTCTTCACGATCATCCGCCTGATCCAGAAGTCCCCGCCGTCGGCCGCCCTGGGGGGATTGGTCGCCGCTGCCGCCGCTGCCGGACTGGCACTGTGGACCGGACGCGGCGAAGACAACTTCGTCCCCGGACTCGTGACGAACGCCGTCTACGGCTCGGCATTGCTCGTCTCCGCCCTGATCGGCTGGTCCCTGATCGGTCTGGCCGCAGGCTTCCTGATGGGGGAGGGCACCGCCTGGAGGCAAGACCGGCGCAAGCGCCGGGCATTCTTCTGGCTCGGGATCGCCTGGGCCGCACTGTTCTTCGCACGCCTCGCCGTGCAGTTCCCGCTGTATCTGGCCGGTGACGTCACCGCACTCGGCACGTTGAAGCTGATCATGGGGCTGCCGCTGTTCGCGCCGCTGATCGCGGTGACCTGGTTGGTCGTTCGCGCGCTGTACCCCCGCGCGCCTGCGCGCGAGGATGCACCTGCGGCGTGA
- a CDS encoding DUF4193 domain-containing protein, with product MATDYDAPRKSEDDSESIEALKERVPDKLSGSSGDEDSDNPSSFDLPGADLSDLELDVVVLPAQQDEFTCMSCFLVKHRSQLDHEDASGPICKECAA from the coding sequence ATGGCAACCGATTACGACGCTCCCCGAAAGAGTGAAGACGACTCCGAGTCGATCGAAGCGCTCAAGGAGCGTGTGCCGGACAAGCTCTCCGGCTCAAGCGGGGACGAGGATTCCGACAACCCGTCGAGCTTCGACCTCCCGGGTGCCGATCTGTCCGACCTCGAGCTTGATGTCGTCGTGCTGCCCGCGCAGCAGGACGAGTTCACCTGCATGAGTTGCTTCCTCGTGAAGCACCGCTCGCAGCTCGACCACGAAGACGCTTCCGGCCCCATCTGCAAGGAGTGCGCTGCCTGA
- a CDS encoding alkaline phosphatase family protein has translation MSLMLPSESPSARSIVGVAGDLFASLRGESAALPPAQSVILVVIDGLGAISLRGHTGHARSLTAGMTKRDTAQSVFPSTTAAALTSILTGVWPGEHGLVGYRVLDARRDVLVNQLTGWESEGLDPLTWQPVPTIFEQAVTAARPSFAVGVAAYEHSGFTRATLRGAEFVAANTPAERVEAAYGLAEQNPGALVYCYLPEVDKAGHKHGVASAEWVAALEDIDAALAVRVPSGVGVLVTSDHGMVDVPSRRQAVLESSHLSGVRHVGGEPRMLHVHLEPDAVAEDVLARWRADLDGIADVLTRDEAITAGLFGPLVTDDARSRIGDLLVIARGVWAVYDGTAADQRGRGMIGQHGGLTAEERTVPLLRLGAFSR, from the coding sequence ATGTCCCTCATGCTACCGTCCGAGTCGCCGTCAGCCCGGAGCATCGTCGGGGTGGCGGGCGACCTCTTCGCGTCCTTGCGCGGTGAGTCTGCTGCACTCCCTCCCGCGCAGTCCGTCATTCTCGTGGTGATCGACGGGCTCGGCGCCATCAGTCTCCGCGGCCACACCGGCCATGCCAGATCGCTGACGGCCGGGATGACGAAGCGCGACACTGCGCAATCGGTCTTCCCTTCGACCACGGCTGCCGCATTGACGAGCATCCTCACCGGGGTATGGCCGGGCGAGCACGGTCTGGTCGGTTATCGGGTTCTCGATGCCCGGCGCGATGTGCTGGTGAATCAGCTCACCGGGTGGGAATCGGAGGGACTCGACCCGCTCACCTGGCAGCCGGTGCCGACCATCTTCGAGCAGGCCGTCACCGCGGCGAGACCGTCGTTCGCCGTCGGAGTCGCCGCATATGAGCACAGCGGATTCACCCGAGCCACTCTGCGCGGCGCCGAGTTCGTGGCGGCGAACACGCCTGCCGAGCGGGTGGAGGCCGCCTACGGACTGGCCGAGCAGAATCCCGGAGCCCTCGTCTACTGCTACCTCCCTGAGGTCGACAAGGCAGGGCACAAGCACGGGGTGGCGTCCGCCGAGTGGGTGGCGGCGCTCGAGGATATCGATGCCGCGCTCGCGGTGCGGGTCCCCTCAGGGGTCGGTGTACTCGTCACCTCTGATCACGGCATGGTCGACGTGCCTTCGCGGCGCCAGGCCGTGCTCGAGAGCTCGCATCTGTCCGGTGTCCGCCATGTCGGGGGAGAGCCGCGGATGCTGCACGTTCATCTCGAGCCGGATGCCGTGGCCGAAGACGTTCTCGCCCGTTGGCGTGCGGACCTCGACGGCATCGCCGATGTACTCACGCGCGACGAGGCGATCACCGCCGGACTCTTCGGACCGCTCGTCACTGATGACGCGCGTTCCCGGATCGGGGACCTTCTCGTCATCGCTCGCGGTGTGTGGGCGGTATACGACGGAACGGCGGCCGACCAGCGTGGTCGCGGCATGATCGGTCAGCACGGCGGGCTGACCGCAGAGGAGCGAACCGTTCCGTTGCTCAGACTCGGCGCCTTCTCCCGCTGA
- the sepH gene encoding septation protein SepH translates to MENVTIVGTESGVLVLATESGERFALPIDDVLQREIRRATRQAEPTAQRLAASPRDIQAQIRAGLTAVEVSELLGISVDDVARFEGPVLAEREHVIGQALAVPVLIGSEVEPDAQPTFGAAVRAKLADVEASEERWASWKDETGWIVKLEFTASDVEHDARWSFDPRRSALSPLNADATQLSRQGSLPEGLIPRLRAVDAERAGSPYKDESRFDSGAFGPRLLPTPEADIEEPSLPERSNAAAQEAATKRAPESSTTSPETADLLEALRRRRGQRETAPLIDDVEDQHSEPNPIALFDAAFEPETDEPEPTKTEPPTNSSESSDSGARRRRRNAMPSWDEIVFGARTDE, encoded by the coding sequence ATGGAAAACGTCACCATCGTCGGCACAGAATCAGGAGTCCTCGTACTCGCGACCGAGTCGGGCGAGCGGTTCGCGCTGCCCATCGACGATGTCCTGCAGCGGGAGATCCGTCGCGCCACCCGCCAGGCCGAGCCGACCGCACAGCGCCTGGCCGCCAGCCCTCGTGACATCCAGGCGCAGATCCGTGCCGGACTCACCGCCGTCGAGGTCTCCGAACTGCTCGGCATCAGCGTCGACGATGTCGCCCGCTTCGAGGGCCCGGTCCTCGCGGAGCGCGAGCACGTCATCGGCCAGGCACTGGCCGTCCCCGTGCTGATCGGCAGCGAGGTCGAGCCCGACGCGCAACCGACCTTCGGAGCCGCGGTTCGCGCCAAGCTCGCCGACGTCGAAGCCTCGGAGGAACGCTGGGCGAGCTGGAAGGACGAGACCGGGTGGATCGTCAAGCTCGAGTTCACCGCCAGCGACGTCGAGCATGACGCCAGGTGGAGCTTCGACCCGCGCCGCAGCGCGCTGTCTCCACTCAACGCCGACGCCACACAGCTCTCCCGACAGGGCTCGCTCCCCGAGGGTCTCATCCCCCGCCTCCGCGCAGTCGATGCGGAGCGCGCAGGGTCGCCCTACAAGGATGAGAGCCGATTCGACTCCGGCGCCTTCGGGCCCCGCCTGCTGCCGACCCCCGAGGCCGACATCGAGGAGCCGTCGCTTCCGGAGAGGTCCAACGCCGCAGCGCAGGAGGCTGCGACCAAACGTGCGCCCGAGTCATCCACGACGAGTCCGGAGACCGCCGATCTGCTCGAAGCGCTCCGCCGCCGCCGAGGTCAGCGGGAGACCGCTCCACTGATCGACGATGTCGAGGATCAGCACTCCGAGCCGAATCCGATCGCCCTGTTCGACGCAGCCTTCGAGCCGGAGACGGACGAGCCGGAGCCGACCAAGACAGAGCCGCCGACCAACTCGAGCGAATCGTCCGACAGCGGCGCCCGCCGACGTCGCCGCAACGCCATGCCTTCGTGGGATGAGATCGTGTTCGGAGCACGCACCGACGAGTGA
- a CDS encoding DNA gyrase/topoisomerase IV subunit A, whose protein sequence is MPKTPPPEPVEERIQDIDLSAEMQGSFLEYAYSVIYSRALPDARDGLKPVQRRILYQMAEMGLRPDRGHVKSARVVGEVMGKLHPHGDTAIYDALVRLAQEWALRVPLVDGHGNFGSLDDGPAAARYTEARLAAAALALTENLDEDVVDFIPNYDGQFQQPAVLPAAFPNLLVNGASGIAVGMATNMAPHNLIEVVAAATHLLENPDATTEDLMEFVPGPDFPAGGVIMGLDGVKDAYANGRGALKVRGKVSIEPLGPRRTGIVVSELPYMVGPERLIEKIRDAVQSKKLQGISDVTDLTDRNHGLRVAIGIKTGFDPNAVLEQLYRLTPLEDSFSINNVALVDGQPRTLGLKEMLSVYVAHRLEVITRRSRYRLARREERLHLVEGLLIAILDIDEVIQVIRSSDDSEQARSRLRSVFDLSELQAEYILELRLRRLTKFSRIELEAERDALQAEIAALRELLGSPVLLRAAVATELDAAADAYGTPRRTLLMNAAPPKPRATKGAVDLQIADAPTVLVLSTTGRAVRVDLSEAQELTVPARRSKHDAILTTLEVTVRAELGALTSAGRVVRFSPVDLPSVPSTSVQLAAGTPLKDYLGITTRGERILGFVRFDSDTPIALGTAQGTVKRIVPSAIPVRPEIEVIAMKHGDSVVGAAEAPDDAELVFVTTDAQLLHFSASTVRPQGAPAGGMAGIKLGSGAAVLFFGAVEADADAVVATVSGTEGILPGTEPGRAKVTAFSEYPAKGRATGGVRAHAFLKGEDRLTVAWVGPNPAQAVDPTGAVRKLPEPGARRDASGQPIDGVIGSIGRTIV, encoded by the coding sequence ATGCCGAAAACTCCGCCGCCCGAGCCCGTCGAGGAGCGCATCCAGGACATCGACCTGTCCGCCGAGATGCAGGGCTCGTTCCTCGAGTACGCGTATTCGGTGATCTACTCGCGCGCACTGCCCGACGCACGCGATGGCCTCAAGCCGGTGCAGCGACGCATCCTCTACCAGATGGCGGAGATGGGTCTTCGGCCCGACCGCGGTCATGTGAAGAGCGCCCGCGTCGTCGGTGAGGTGATGGGAAAGCTCCACCCCCACGGCGACACCGCCATCTATGACGCTCTCGTGCGTCTGGCGCAGGAGTGGGCGCTGCGCGTGCCCCTGGTCGACGGCCACGGCAACTTCGGGTCGCTCGACGACGGCCCCGCTGCCGCGCGATACACCGAGGCCCGCCTCGCGGCCGCTGCGCTCGCACTGACGGAGAACCTCGACGAGGACGTCGTCGACTTCATCCCGAACTACGACGGGCAGTTCCAGCAGCCTGCCGTGCTGCCCGCCGCGTTCCCGAACCTGCTCGTCAACGGCGCGAGCGGAATCGCCGTCGGCATGGCGACCAACATGGCGCCGCACAATCTCATCGAGGTCGTCGCCGCTGCCACACACCTGCTCGAGAACCCGGACGCGACCACAGAAGACCTCATGGAGTTCGTGCCGGGCCCGGACTTCCCGGCCGGCGGCGTGATCATGGGCCTCGACGGAGTCAAGGACGCCTACGCCAACGGTCGCGGCGCCCTCAAGGTGCGCGGCAAGGTCTCGATCGAGCCGCTCGGACCACGCCGCACCGGGATCGTGGTCTCCGAGCTGCCGTACATGGTCGGTCCCGAACGCCTGATCGAGAAGATCCGTGACGCGGTGCAGTCCAAGAAGCTCCAGGGCATCAGCGACGTCACCGATCTCACGGACCGCAATCACGGACTGCGCGTCGCGATCGGAATCAAGACCGGCTTCGACCCGAACGCCGTGCTGGAGCAGCTGTACCGGCTGACACCGCTGGAGGACTCCTTCAGCATCAACAACGTCGCCCTTGTCGACGGCCAGCCCCGCACGCTGGGCCTCAAGGAGATGCTGAGCGTCTACGTGGCGCACCGCCTCGAGGTCATCACTCGCCGCAGCCGGTACCGCCTCGCCCGGCGCGAGGAGCGCCTGCATCTCGTCGAGGGACTGCTCATCGCGATCCTCGACATCGACGAGGTCATCCAGGTCATCCGCTCCTCGGACGACTCCGAACAGGCGCGCTCGCGCCTGCGCTCCGTCTTCGATCTCAGCGAGCTGCAGGCCGAGTACATCCTCGAGCTGCGCCTGCGCCGCCTGACGAAGTTCTCACGGATCGAGCTCGAGGCGGAGCGCGATGCCCTGCAGGCCGAGATCGCCGCACTCCGTGAACTGCTCGGCAGTCCGGTGCTGCTCCGCGCCGCGGTCGCCACCGAACTCGACGCCGCCGCCGACGCCTACGGCACCCCGCGTCGCACGCTGCTGATGAACGCTGCGCCGCCCAAGCCGCGCGCAACGAAGGGCGCCGTCGATCTGCAGATCGCCGATGCCCCGACCGTGCTCGTCCTCTCCACCACAGGACGCGCCGTACGCGTCGATCTGAGCGAGGCGCAGGAACTCACGGTTCCTGCACGCCGCAGCAAGCACGATGCGATCCTGACGACGCTCGAGGTCACGGTCCGTGCCGAGCTAGGAGCACTCACGAGTGCGGGCCGTGTCGTTCGCTTCTCCCCGGTCGACCTGCCTTCCGTCCCATCGACCTCGGTGCAGCTCGCCGCGGGCACGCCGCTCAAGGACTATCTGGGCATCACGACACGAGGCGAACGGATCCTCGGCTTCGTGCGTTTCGACAGCGACACCCCGATCGCGCTCGGTACCGCCCAGGGAACCGTGAAGAGGATCGTCCCCTCCGCCATCCCCGTGCGCCCCGAGATCGAGGTCATCGCGATGAAGCACGGCGACTCCGTCGTCGGAGCGGCAGAGGCGCCGGACGACGCCGAACTCGTGTTCGTCACGACCGACGCGCAGCTTCTCCACTTCTCCGCCTCCACGGTTCGCCCGCAAGGTGCTCCCGCAGGCGGCATGGCCGGTATCAAGCTCGGGTCGGGCGCCGCCGTGCTGTTCTTCGGAGCGGTGGAGGCAGACGCAGATGCCGTGGTCGCAACCGTCTCCGGCACCGAGGGCATCCTCCCCGGCACCGAGCCGGGTCGCGCCAAGGTCACCGCCTTCTCGGAGTATCCGGCGAAGGGGCGTGCCACGGGCGGAGTGCG
- the dut gene encoding dUTP diphosphatase, with amino-acid sequence MTDSVDVPIIASVVPGYAHPGDAGADLVAAEAVHLAPGERALVATGVRIALPEGYAAFVVPRSGLAAKHGISIVNSPGTVDAGYRGEIKVSLINTDIHSAYDVAVGDRIAQLIVMPVTRATFIPVEELPESVRGEGGFGSTGYQAGKNND; translated from the coding sequence GTGACCGATTCCGTTGATGTCCCCATTATCGCCTCTGTGGTCCCCGGATACGCCCACCCGGGCGACGCCGGCGCCGACCTGGTGGCGGCGGAGGCCGTGCATCTGGCCCCGGGTGAACGGGCGTTGGTCGCGACCGGCGTACGCATCGCGCTGCCGGAGGGATACGCCGCCTTCGTGGTACCCCGTAGTGGTCTCGCGGCGAAGCACGGCATCTCGATCGTCAACTCGCCAGGGACCGTCGATGCCGGCTATCGCGGCGAGATCAAAGTGAGTCTGATCAACACCGACATCCATAGCGCGTACGATGTGGCCGTCGGCGATCGCATCGCGCAGCTGATCGTCATGCCCGTGACACGTGCCACGTTCATCCCGGTCGAGGAGCTGCCGGAGAGCGTGCGCGGCGAAGGCGGATTCGGATCGACCGGCTATCAGGCAGGGAAGAACAATGACTGA
- a CDS encoding DUF3710 domain-containing protein encodes MTDNTPNPPKSAPLNRATEGPFDDSEANPVRPYIDLGGIKILPREGLNLRLEVEEQSKRIVAVGLDYADSSLQVQPFAAPRSGGLWDETRVQLRDQVRAQGGRVEEREGTLGKELLAEVPATASEGSGLRLARFIGIDGPRWFLRGVIGGAAASDPDAAEKVEDLFRSIVVVRGGSPMPPRDLIPLKMPATPGSA; translated from the coding sequence ATGACTGACAACACCCCCAACCCCCCGAAGTCCGCACCGCTGAACCGCGCGACCGAGGGCCCCTTCGACGATTCCGAAGCGAACCCTGTCCGCCCCTACATCGACCTCGGCGGTATCAAGATCCTTCCGCGTGAGGGGCTCAATCTGCGCCTCGAAGTCGAGGAGCAGTCCAAGCGCATCGTGGCGGTCGGCCTCGACTACGCCGACTCATCGCTCCAGGTCCAGCCGTTCGCCGCTCCGCGGTCCGGCGGGCTGTGGGACGAGACCCGCGTGCAGCTGCGCGACCAGGTGCGGGCCCAGGGCGGCCGTGTCGAAGAGCGCGAAGGCACGCTCGGCAAGGAGCTGCTGGCCGAAGTGCCCGCTACGGCGAGCGAGGGCTCAGGGCTGCGTCTGGCGCGGTTCATCGGCATCGACGGTCCCCGCTGGTTCCTGCGCGGCGTGATCGGCGGCGCGGCGGCGTCCGATCCCGACGCGGCTGAGAAGGTCGAGGACCTGTTCCGCTCCATCGTCGTGGTTCGCGGCGGCTCTCCGATGCCTCCGCGCGATCTGATCCCCTTGAAGATGCCGGCCACGCCGGGATCCGCGTGA
- a CDS encoding DUF3093 domain-containing protein produces the protein MQNPTTDARTHYRERLAPSLRLLVTVALAGPMVSLIFVPVGSTVALVVGAAVSAVLVTLFVIATPVVSVEGSVLRAGRAHIHTKHLGEPVTLTAEEAREARGPGLPARGWHLIRGGIDGVVVVPNIDQADPVVSWTISSRTPDRLAAAIRASQS, from the coding sequence ATGCAGAACCCCACGACAGACGCACGTACGCACTATCGCGAACGACTCGCCCCGAGCCTGCGGCTCCTGGTCACCGTCGCCCTGGCGGGGCCGATGGTGTCGCTGATCTTCGTCCCCGTCGGATCCACCGTCGCGCTCGTGGTCGGCGCCGCGGTCTCGGCGGTCCTGGTCACCCTCTTCGTCATCGCGACCCCGGTGGTGTCCGTCGAGGGGTCGGTCCTGCGCGCGGGCCGGGCGCACATCCATACGAAGCACCTCGGAGAGCCCGTCACGCTGACCGCAGAGGAGGCGCGCGAGGCCAGAGGGCCCGGGCTTCCCGCACGCGGATGGCATCTCATCCGCGGAGGCATCGACGGAGTCGTGGTCGTGCCGAACATCGACCAGGCGGACCCCGTGGTCAGCTGGACGATCTCCTCGCGGACGCCCGACCGCCTCGCCGCCGCGATCCGCGCGTCCCAGTCCTGA